AAGAAGCTCCCCCGGCTGTATCGGGAAGAGAAGCTGGAGGTCCGCCGCCGCGGAGGGCGCAAGCGCGCGCTTGGCACCCGGCGTCCCATGCTGACCCCGGATCGGGTCAACGTCCGATGGAGCCTCGACTTCGTGTCGGACGCCTTCACGGACGGTCGGCGTTTCGGGGTGCTGGCCGTTGTCGACGACTTCAGCCGGGAGTGCCTGGCGCTGGTCGCTGACACCTCGCTGTCCGGCCTTCGGGCGACGCGCGAGCTGGATGCGCTGCTCGCCATTCGTGGCAGGCCTGCGACCATCGTTTCCCACAACGGCACCGAGCTGACGTCGATGGCGGTTCTCAAATGGTGCCAGCAGAGCGGCGTCGAATGGCACTACATCGCTCCCGGCAAGCCGATGCAGAACGGCTTCGTCGAGAGCTTCAACGGCCGCTTCCGGGACGAATGCTTG
This genomic interval from Aquabacter sp. L1I39 contains the following:
- a CDS encoding IS3 family transposase, which gives rise to MSGAGRRSHQRALPECTPDDASLREAMRAVAGERRRFGYRRIHVMLRRQGIVMNQKKLPRLYREEKLEVRRRGGRKRALGTRRPMLTPDRVNVRWSLDFVSDAFTDGRRFGVLAVVDDFSRECLALVADTSLSGLRATRELDALLAIRGRPATIVSHNGTELTSMAVLKWCQQSGVEWHYIAPGKPMQNGFVESFNGRFRDECLNEALFSSLAQARATIGSWKEDYNLNRPHSALGHRSPAEFVATIKLEAVAA